From Microcaecilia unicolor chromosome 11, aMicUni1.1, whole genome shotgun sequence, the proteins below share one genomic window:
- the LOC115480177 gene encoding U7 snRNA-associated Sm-like protein LSm10, translating into MEISHSIKERTIAENSLIILLQGIHGYVTSIDLRDESTAKGRILNVDAFMNIRLAEVTYTDRKGRVSQLDDLFVTGRNVRYVHIPDEVDIVSTIEHQLQKIHRVRNFGSEGKGRKEFSTRKYK; encoded by the coding sequence ATGGAGATCAGCCATTCCATCAAAGAACGCACTATCGCTGAGAACAGCTTGATCATACTACTCCAGGGGATCCATGGGTACGTTACCAGCATTGACCTCCGGGATGAAAGCACTGCGAAGGGTCGAATCCTGAACGTAGATGCATTTATGAACATTCGCCTGGCCGAAGTGACATACACAGACAGGAAGGGTCGGGTCTCCCAGCTGGATGATCTGTTTGTGACTGGCAGGAACGTCAGATATGTCCACATACCTGATGAGGTGGACATTGTCTCAACAATCGAGCATCAGCTGCAAAAAATCCACAGGGTGCGCAACTTTGGCagtgaaggaaaaggaagaaaggagttTAGTACCCGGAAGTATAAGTGA